One genomic region from Phycisphaerales bacterium encodes:
- a CDS encoding iron ABC transporter permease: protein MKRRSVGPSILMITLLVLFAVCLIYPIWLTIEGAFVSYDGGFTLYHIGEVFTNEVLRNSLLNALAIAGCTTLLSIIISLPLAGLTARYDFPGKKVFGALILVPLILPPFVGAIGLTHLLGRSGAINTLLIDLGLLETGFDFIGKGGFWAIVVIEALHLYPIIYLNATASLANLDPALTEAAENVGAGPWSRFTKITLPLIRPGLFAGSTIVFIWSFTELGTPLMFDYQQVAPVQIFQLIKEMSDSQQPYALTAVMLAIAIGIYVVGKFFFGRRGHEMYAKASVQAIPKKLKGIAALGALTLCTVVVLMAVSPHISVVLSSLAVDGSWYQSIFPQQFTLQYYDDALTHPLAMGSIENSLVYSVCAVALDLGIGLLIAYLIVRTRIWGRTLLDSLSMLPLAVPGLVMAFGYVAVTLRWPFGEGDPLEGVLSVTGAEPNPAVLLVIAYAVRRLPYVVRATASGLEQTSGQLEEAALNMGASKLRAIRTIIVPLIMANLIAGALLAFSFAMLEVSDSIILAQREADFPMTKAIYVLFERLGDGPAIASAMGVWGMALLAATLIGASVMMGKKMGAIFRV, encoded by the coding sequence ATGAAACGCCGCTCTGTGGGCCCTTCCATCCTCATGATCACCCTCCTGGTGCTCTTTGCTGTGTGCCTGATCTACCCGATTTGGCTGACGATCGAAGGTGCGTTTGTTTCTTATGACGGTGGCTTTACGCTTTATCACATCGGTGAGGTGTTCACCAATGAAGTGTTGCGCAACAGCCTCCTCAATGCATTGGCGATTGCTGGTTGTACCACACTGCTTTCGATCATCATTTCATTACCACTGGCAGGGCTCACGGCGCGTTATGACTTTCCAGGGAAAAAAGTTTTTGGCGCACTGATTTTAGTGCCCTTAATCTTGCCACCGTTTGTTGGTGCGATTGGTCTTACCCACTTGCTTGGACGTAGTGGCGCTATCAACACACTGTTGATAGATCTAGGTCTTCTCGAAACTGGTTTTGACTTTATTGGTAAAGGTGGCTTCTGGGCGATTGTCGTGATCGAAGCGCTGCACCTGTATCCAATCATTTATCTCAACGCCACGGCATCACTTGCCAATCTGGATCCAGCGTTAACTGAAGCGGCAGAGAATGTTGGTGCTGGTCCCTGGAGTCGCTTCACGAAGATCACGCTTCCGCTGATTCGCCCGGGACTCTTTGCGGGTAGCACGATTGTCTTCATCTGGTCATTTACAGAGCTTGGTACACCGCTGATGTTCGACTATCAGCAAGTTGCTCCAGTACAGATCTTTCAGTTGATAAAGGAAATGTCTGATTCGCAGCAACCCTATGCGCTGACTGCGGTCATGCTTGCGATCGCGATTGGAATTTATGTCGTTGGCAAATTCTTTTTCGGCCGCCGAGGCCATGAAATGTATGCCAAAGCCTCGGTTCAGGCGATACCTAAGAAGTTAAAAGGTATTGCTGCGCTGGGTGCTTTAACACTATGTACGGTTGTTGTGCTGATGGCGGTCAGCCCACATATCAGTGTTGTACTTTCGAGTCTTGCGGTGGATGGTTCGTGGTATCAGTCCATCTTCCCACAGCAGTTCACACTTCAATACTATGACGATGCGCTGACCCATCCCTTAGCAATGGGGTCTATTGAAAACAGTCTCGTGTATTCAGTGTGCGCGGTCGCACTCGATCTTGGTATTGGGCTGTTGATTGCCTACTTAATTGTTCGCACCCGCATCTGGGGCCGCACGCTCCTAGATAGCCTCTCCATGTTGCCGCTGGCCGTTCCCGGTTTGGTGATGGCCTTTGGATATGTGGCCGTGACCTTACGCTGGCCTTTCGGAGAGGGCGATCCGCTTGAAGGCGTGCTCAGTGTGACCGGCGCTGAGCCCAATCCAGCGGTCTTGCTAGTCATCGCATATGCGGTTCGGCGTCTTCCCTATGTCGTTCGCGCGACCGCCTCAGGCTTGGAACAGACTTCGGGGCAGCTTGAAGAAGCAGCTTTGAATATGGGAGCAAGCAAGCTCCGGGCTATTCGGACCATCATCGTGCCACTGATCATGGCGAACTTGATTGCAGGTGCTCTTTTGGCCTTTAGCTTTGCCATGCTCGAGGTTTCAGACTCGATCATTCTGGCTCAGCGTGAGGCTGACTTCCCCATGACCAAGGCGATTTATGTGCTCTTTGAGCGATTGGGCGATGGTCCCGCCATTGCCAGTGCGATGGGCGTTTGGGGCATGGCACTCCTGGCGGCCACGCTCATTGGAGCCTCAGTGATGATGGGTAAGAAAATGGGTGCCATCTTCCGGGTCTAA
- a CDS encoding NADH-quinone oxidoreductase subunit D — MPYSIHPDEGYTVDADSVDYLDETLVDGGDRWVLNFGPQHPATHTTLRIILQLDGERVVRAIPHCGYLHSGFEKLGEHHDYNQYVCTISRMDYISPIVNDVAWHHAAEVLFGIDLTPRCKVVRTILAELGRIQNHLLCVGAAALDLGAFTGFLYGFNEREHIYDILDFLFGQRFHPDGTRVGGMMRDIPDMAVFRTMVRKFIDVRLPKAMNDIETLLNTNRIFIDRVKDVGIITEEDAIAWSLSGPLARASGVKRDLRKDEPYLCYKDNWDGQGAEAVKFDVPIATHGDCLCRYLVRLEELRQSRRIIDQLIDNIPDGPIDSDPEGKTRLPDKGDVYGSIEATIQHFELVMTNRGWDTPVGECYGAIEGPNGELGYYIVGDGGRCPWRVAVRPPSFINYQTFPKMFEGHQLADLVAVLGSINVIAAELDR; from the coding sequence ATGCCCTATTCCATCCATCCCGATGAGGGCTATACCGTTGATGCTGATTCCGTCGATTATCTTGACGAGACGCTCGTTGATGGTGGCGACCGCTGGGTTTTGAACTTTGGCCCCCAGCATCCAGCGACCCACACCACGCTGAGAATTATTTTGCAGCTTGATGGGGAGCGTGTCGTACGGGCCATTCCCCACTGTGGCTATTTGCACTCGGGATTTGAGAAGTTAGGCGAACACCACGATTACAACCAATATGTGTGCACCATTAGTCGTATGGACTACATCAGCCCCATCGTCAACGATGTGGCATGGCATCACGCGGCTGAAGTTCTCTTCGGGATTGATCTGACACCACGTTGCAAAGTGGTGAGAACGATTCTTGCAGAGCTTGGGCGTATTCAAAACCACCTGCTTTGTGTCGGCGCCGCTGCGCTTGATCTAGGTGCTTTCACAGGTTTTCTCTATGGTTTTAATGAGAGAGAACACATCTATGACATTCTCGACTTTCTGTTTGGACAAAGGTTCCATCCAGATGGAACCCGTGTTGGCGGCATGATGCGTGACATTCCAGATATGGCAGTGTTCCGAACCATGGTTCGAAAATTCATCGATGTCAGACTTCCGAAAGCCATGAATGATATTGAGACGTTGCTCAATACCAATCGTATTTTTATTGATCGTGTTAAAGATGTTGGCATCATTACTGAAGAAGATGCGATTGCATGGTCACTATCTGGACCACTGGCACGGGCCTCTGGCGTTAAGCGAGATCTTCGAAAGGACGAGCCGTACCTGTGCTACAAAGACAATTGGGACGGCCAGGGCGCTGAAGCTGTAAAGTTTGATGTGCCTATCGCAACCCACGGTGACTGCCTTTGTCGCTATCTGGTGCGACTTGAAGAACTCAGACAATCCCGGCGTATTATTGATCAACTGATTGACAACATTCCTGACGGCCCAATCGACTCAGATCCTGAAGGGAAGACTCGGTTGCCGGATAAAGGCGATGTCTATGGTTCTATTGAAGCGACGATTCAACACTTTGAGTTGGTCATGACCAACCGAGGTTGGGATACACCTGTTGGAGAGTGCTATGGTGCCATCGAAGGACCCAATGGTGAACTTGGTTATTACATCGTGGGTGATGGTGGCCGCTGCCCTTGGCGCGTGGCTGTGCGTCCACCAAGCTTTATTAACTACCAAACATTTCCCAAGATGTTTGAAGGACATCAACTGGCCGACCTTGTAGCGGTACTCGGTTCGATTAATGTGATCGCGGCGGAGCTCGATCGTTAG
- the nuoE gene encoding NADH-quinone oxidoreductase subunit NuoE gives MTWRAKPSATTKIEKRDIPYLTPQMLESYRKDVLPRYETKMGALMPILHDVQHHYGYIAAQAMVEIALFLEITPGDVLDTASFYEDYHLEPVGKYVVAVCQSIACEVCGHQAIVDYVREKLDIEPHETTDDGKFTLLTMECLGACDTAPCALVNDQRYDNLSITSLEKILESLPD, from the coding sequence ATGACTTGGCGAGCCAAACCATCTGCAACTACCAAGATTGAAAAGCGTGATATTCCTTATCTCACGCCGCAGATGCTTGAGTCCTATCGTAAAGACGTGTTACCCAGGTATGAAACAAAAATGGGTGCGTTGATGCCCATTCTCCACGATGTGCAACACCACTATGGTTACATTGCTGCTCAAGCAATGGTTGAGATTGCTCTCTTTTTAGAGATCACACCAGGTGATGTGCTTGACACGGCATCCTTCTATGAGGATTACCATTTAGAGCCAGTTGGTAAGTATGTAGTCGCAGTATGCCAGTCAATTGCCTGTGAGGTTTGTGGTCACCAGGCGATCGTCGACTATGTGCGTGAAAAGCTCGACATCGAACCGCATGAAACAACCGACGACGGTAAGTTCACCTTACTGACTATGGAGTGTCTTGGTGCATGTGATACAGCGCCATGTGCCTTGGTCAATGACCAACGCTATGACAACTTGAGTATCACATCGCTGGAAAAAATTCTCGAAAGTCTGCCAGATTGA
- the nuoF gene encoding NADH-quinone oxidoreductase subunit NuoF produces MSTYHMKEPILTQRIPTAPWGDPRDRHLVGYDEFVQTGGYQALDQALTMDPAAIVDLVKESQLRGRGGAGFPCGLKWTFLPEPDGKRRYLAVNCDEAEPGTFKDRLFCDYDPHLILEGIAIACWACRLDTAYFFIRGEYHHQARVIEQAIQEAYDKGIFGSKGLLNGKTDFAVECYLHRSAGAYICGEETGLLEAIEGKRGWPRVKPPFPAVEGLFGRPTIVNNVETLACLPSILTRGTEWFQSIGVASSIGGPPSYGPKLVGVSGHVERPGVFEVGLGIPLNDLVDTYCGGMRGGKTYKGAIAGGVSMGILGADQFGAEMDFDIGRRYEVMGLGTACPTVFDQDTDMVSVARNIARFFSNESCGQCTPCREGAPWVYKLLCRIEAGDATTKDLDLLLEVAGSMGSMPGTTICGLADGTNWAVRTIVNKYRSEFESRVRASYVPVTVGGQTE; encoded by the coding sequence ATGTCTACTTACCACATGAAAGAACCCATACTGACCCAGCGCATTCCAACGGCGCCATGGGGGGATCCACGTGACAGGCATCTGGTTGGTTATGACGAGTTTGTTCAGACCGGTGGCTACCAAGCACTTGATCAAGCCCTCACGATGGATCCAGCGGCGATTGTTGATTTGGTCAAGGAATCACAACTAAGGGGTCGTGGTGGCGCTGGCTTTCCGTGTGGTTTGAAGTGGACGTTTCTTCCTGAACCTGATGGGAAGCGGCGCTATCTTGCTGTGAACTGTGACGAAGCCGAGCCAGGCACTTTCAAAGATAGACTCTTCTGTGATTACGACCCACACCTGATACTTGAGGGTATCGCTATTGCCTGCTGGGCGTGCCGACTTGATACGGCTTACTTTTTTATCCGCGGCGAATACCATCACCAAGCCCGTGTGATTGAGCAAGCGATTCAAGAGGCATACGACAAAGGGATCTTTGGATCCAAAGGCCTCTTGAACGGTAAGACAGATTTTGCAGTCGAGTGCTACTTACATCGCAGCGCCGGGGCTTATATTTGTGGCGAAGAAACTGGTTTGTTAGAGGCCATTGAAGGTAAACGAGGTTGGCCCCGCGTCAAACCACCTTTCCCAGCAGTTGAGGGTCTCTTTGGGCGACCAACGATTGTTAACAATGTAGAAACGCTGGCATGCTTGCCTTCTATTCTGACACGCGGCACAGAATGGTTTCAGTCGATTGGGGTTGCCTCTTCGATTGGTGGCCCTCCGAGTTATGGACCGAAACTTGTTGGCGTTTCAGGTCATGTCGAGCGTCCTGGTGTTTTTGAAGTTGGCCTGGGTATTCCTCTCAATGATCTCGTCGATACGTACTGTGGCGGTATGCGAGGTGGCAAGACCTATAAGGGCGCGATTGCTGGAGGCGTCAGCATGGGCATACTCGGCGCCGATCAATTTGGCGCCGAAATGGATTTTGACATTGGTCGCCGGTACGAGGTCATGGGTCTTGGTACAGCTTGCCCCACGGTCTTCGACCAAGATACCGATATGGTTTCGGTAGCAAGAAATATTGCTCGTTTCTTTAGTAACGAGTCATGTGGTCAATGCACACCATGTCGTGAGGGTGCGCCGTGGGTTTATAAGTTGTTGTGCAGAATTGAGGCTGGTGATGCAACAACGAAAGATCTTGACCTGCTTCTTGAAGTTGCGGGATCAATGGGCTCAATGCCAGGCACTACCATTTGTGGTTTGGCAGACGGTACCAACTGGGCGGTACGAACCATCGTCAACAAATATCGCAGTGAATTTGAATCTCGCGTACGGGCATCTTATGTTCCGGTAACAGTCGGTGGTCAAACCGAATAA
- the ybeY gene encoding rRNA maturation RNase YbeY gives MAPIAEPSASSESAPGSSEAPLADPDQPPEPEKTQKQSKEDCPGHQCVCEVDVIWSIDRPCVIDLELVTTQLKQAATYLKTQDKSFAIAIIDDAAMCALHDQHCGDPTPTDVLTFDVDTESSKEVADIAICFDEAQRQATQRGHAVDSELLLYAIHGMLHCDGHDDTNAEAFTQMHDEEDRILTAIGIGPLFSGGPDS, from the coding sequence ATGGCACCCATTGCGGAACCGTCCGCCTCGTCAGAATCTGCACCCGGCTCATCAGAAGCGCCGCTGGCAGATCCTGACCAACCTCCTGAACCGGAAAAGACACAAAAGCAATCTAAAGAGGATTGCCCAGGACATCAGTGCGTCTGTGAAGTGGATGTGATCTGGTCAATTGATCGTCCCTGCGTGATTGACCTTGAGCTTGTTACAACTCAACTCAAACAAGCCGCTACTTATCTCAAGACACAAGACAAGAGTTTTGCGATCGCCATCATTGATGATGCTGCGATGTGTGCCTTGCATGATCAGCATTGTGGTGATCCAACGCCGACAGATGTATTGACATTCGATGTAGATACAGAGTCGAGTAAAGAGGTGGCAGATATCGCTATCTGCTTTGATGAGGCGCAGAGACAAGCAACCCAACGTGGACACGCCGTTGACAGTGAGTTGCTGCTCTATGCCATTCATGGCATGTTGCACTGTGATGGACATGACGACACCAATGCAGAAGCATTTACTCAAATGCATGATGAGGAAGATCGCATTCTGACAGCGATTGGCATTGGTCCCCTCTTTTCAGGGGGGCCAGACTCATGA
- a CDS encoding hemolysin family protein encodes MMPIFAWIVPSILLILATYLSAIELALADISQAGLARALESSNREHKAAWLSKNARSAVLMATILRTLASIAFFGFILFYFVDFEAEHWTFWLELVGACAVAVLLLWIVRDMVTQALVVHAGTKFLAHSIPAVSVLIFLGCPFSWLFRFVDEVVRRLSGVHLETEDKVEAELLQSIEDTHREGGLDEHAAAMLENVVEFNSTDVGEVMTPRTDVEGIELTDDLTFIRSFIVDAGHSRIPVYKGSLDQIAGILYVKDLVPYLGEDTSDFKLSPLLRQPIVVPESRPVRELLADFQRSEVHLAIVIDEYGGTLGLVTIEDVLEEIVGEIHDEHEPNGDEEPELRMIDKRHAEVDGRFHIDDLNEKLRLSLPEDEEYDTVGGYLLAYIGRVPQVGEVIEAAHTHFTVLQATPTHIQRVAVALVEAPLTSGEHAPNDDE; translated from the coding sequence ATGATGCCCATCTTTGCATGGATTGTGCCCTCAATTCTACTCATCTTAGCTACGTATCTTTCCGCAATAGAACTTGCGTTAGCAGATATATCCCAGGCAGGACTTGCCCGCGCATTGGAGTCAAGTAATCGTGAACACAAGGCCGCATGGTTAAGTAAAAACGCGCGAAGCGCCGTACTGATGGCGACCATTCTGCGCACACTTGCCTCAATAGCATTCTTTGGCTTTATTCTCTTTTACTTTGTTGACTTTGAAGCAGAACATTGGACGTTTTGGCTTGAGTTGGTGGGCGCCTGCGCAGTCGCAGTGCTGTTGCTGTGGATTGTGCGAGATATGGTCACTCAGGCACTTGTTGTGCATGCAGGGACTAAATTTCTAGCACATTCGATTCCAGCTGTTTCAGTTCTAATCTTTTTGGGATGCCCATTCTCTTGGTTGTTTCGTTTCGTCGATGAAGTGGTTCGGCGACTTTCGGGCGTTCATCTTGAGACAGAAGACAAGGTGGAGGCTGAGCTTCTTCAGAGTATCGAAGATACACATCGTGAGGGTGGGCTGGATGAGCACGCAGCGGCAATGTTGGAAAATGTCGTCGAGTTTAATTCGACAGATGTCGGCGAAGTGATGACGCCGCGTACAGATGTTGAAGGTATCGAACTCACAGACGACTTAACTTTCATTAGATCATTCATTGTGGATGCTGGTCATTCACGCATCCCGGTGTACAAAGGCAGCCTCGATCAGATCGCGGGCATTCTTTATGTCAAAGATCTGGTCCCGTACCTCGGGGAAGACACTTCTGATTTTAAGTTATCGCCACTATTGCGCCAGCCGATCGTGGTGCCAGAGTCTCGACCAGTTCGTGAACTGCTTGCAGATTTTCAACGCAGTGAGGTGCATCTTGCGATTGTTATTGATGAGTATGGTGGCACCTTGGGCCTGGTTACTATTGAGGATGTGCTCGAAGAAATTGTTGGTGAAATTCATGATGAGCATGAGCCCAATGGTGATGAAGAGCCCGAACTTCGAATGATCGACAAACGCCATGCAGAAGTCGATGGTCGCTTCCATATTGATGACCTCAACGAAAAGCTCAGGTTGAGCCTTCCGGAGGATGAAGAGTACGACACTGTTGGTGGATACCTACTGGCGTATATTGGCCGCGTGCCTCAAGTTGGTGAGGTTATTGAAGCTGCTCATACCCACTTTACGGTGTTGCAAGCGACACCTACACACATTCAACGAGTTGCGGTCGCATTGGTTGAGGCGCCTTTAACAAGTGGTGAGCATGCGCCGAATGATGATGAATAA
- a CDS encoding FkbM family methyltransferase yields MLKKFIKDVGQALPKRIRHAILHLGFDIAREEFDLFAFRYALAPHMFHGLRLLRDRGYEPATIIDVGAFKGDWSRGVHKIWPASKQVMVEPNAAIIPEFAGAARELGATAIQELLGKEAGAKVEFAVMESGSSVFHENSPLPREVEERMLQTLDSVIDLERLEGSVLLKLDTQGYELEVLAGGEGVLSKCDMVLLEVSLIEINKGCPLVDTVIAYLAARDFRACEVIELHRRPLDAAMNQIDLVFVREDHPLFSNTSHF; encoded by the coding sequence ATGCTAAAGAAATTCATCAAGGATGTGGGTCAGGCCCTCCCTAAACGGATTCGCCACGCGATTCTTCACCTGGGCTTTGATATCGCGCGGGAGGAGTTCGACCTCTTCGCCTTTCGCTACGCCTTAGCGCCGCACATGTTTCATGGATTGAGGCTGCTGCGTGATCGTGGATACGAGCCCGCGACCATCATCGACGTGGGCGCCTTTAAGGGGGACTGGTCGCGAGGGGTTCATAAGATCTGGCCAGCGTCGAAGCAGGTCATGGTCGAGCCAAACGCCGCGATCATTCCGGAGTTCGCGGGGGCGGCACGGGAGCTGGGCGCGACAGCGATTCAGGAGCTCCTTGGGAAGGAGGCCGGGGCCAAAGTGGAGTTCGCGGTCATGGAGTCGGGCTCCTCGGTCTTTCATGAAAACAGCCCGCTGCCTCGCGAGGTCGAAGAGCGAATGTTGCAGACGCTGGACAGCGTGATCGACTTGGAGAGGTTGGAGGGCAGTGTATTACTCAAGCTGGACACCCAGGGCTACGAATTGGAGGTTCTGGCAGGCGGCGAGGGAGTGCTCTCAAAGTGTGACATGGTGCTGCTCGAGGTGTCATTGATTGAGATCAACAAGGGCTGTCCCCTTGTGGATACGGTGATCGCTTATTTGGCTGCGCGTGACTTTCGGGCTTGTGAGGTGATCGAGCTCCATCGGCGACCCCTGGACGCAGCCATGAACCAGATCGACCTCGTGTTCGTGCGTGAAGACCACCCCCTCTTCTCCAACACGTCTCATTTCTGA
- the ribB gene encoding 3,4-dihydroxy-2-butanone-4-phosphate synthase, with protein MTLSSIPEILDDLSEGKLIVLVDDESRENEGDFVCAAEKIDIGIINFMTRVGGGYLCVALDQASCERLHLTPQVSTNDSLRGTPLTVSVDGHPRHGVGTGISAADRVATIKLLIDPDSQPDDFVRPGHINPLKARKGGVLVRTGQTEGSVDLCTLAGLKPGAAIIEIVRPDGEMARIPDLEILCREHNIKMCSVEQIIEYRLARESLVERMSPQEGVQVDTPEGPFTLVAFRSVIDPLPHLAFCVGDVGKLSPTGHIIPIQDPVLVRMHRRDLLGDVFNEGHNPTAETLHASMRALQEAGHGALIYLRPELAGDGLRQRILQISRPHHDDVNAPDLTRSDSIASRVQPMENREFGIGGQILRELGLTKLRILTNTPKHMTGLGAFGLEIVEQVEVHRSESSKVSTV; from the coding sequence ATGACACTGAGCTCTATTCCGGAAATTCTCGACGATCTGAGTGAAGGCAAACTGATTGTTCTTGTGGACGATGAATCCCGCGAGAACGAAGGCGACTTTGTGTGCGCTGCTGAGAAGATTGATATTGGAATCATCAACTTCATGACTCGAGTTGGAGGCGGCTACCTCTGTGTGGCGCTCGATCAAGCATCTTGCGAGCGATTACATCTGACGCCTCAAGTATCGACCAATGATTCACTTCGAGGCACACCACTGACGGTGAGCGTTGATGGTCATCCACGGCATGGTGTTGGTACCGGCATCTCAGCGGCCGATCGAGTGGCCACCATCAAGTTGCTCATTGATCCAGACAGTCAGCCGGACGACTTCGTGCGCCCCGGTCATATCAATCCACTTAAAGCTCGTAAAGGTGGCGTGCTTGTTCGCACTGGCCAAACAGAAGGATCGGTAGATCTTTGTACGCTTGCCGGCCTCAAACCAGGCGCTGCAATTATCGAGATTGTTCGACCTGACGGAGAAATGGCACGGATACCAGATCTTGAAATTCTCTGCCGAGAACACAACATTAAGATGTGTTCGGTCGAGCAGATTATTGAATATCGCTTAGCCCGTGAAAGCCTCGTTGAACGCATGTCACCCCAGGAAGGTGTGCAGGTCGATACGCCTGAAGGTCCGTTCACTTTAGTCGCATTTCGAAGTGTGATTGATCCATTGCCACACCTTGCTTTCTGCGTCGGCGATGTAGGCAAGCTCAGCCCAACTGGACACATTATTCCGATTCAAGATCCCGTACTCGTTCGAATGCACCGCCGAGATCTACTTGGCGATGTTTTTAATGAGGGTCACAATCCAACAGCGGAGACCTTGCATGCTTCGATGCGCGCCCTTCAGGAAGCAGGTCATGGTGCCCTGATTTATCTGCGACCCGAACTTGCGGGAGATGGCTTACGCCAGCGCATCTTGCAGATTTCTCGGCCTCATCATGATGATGTCAATGCCCCAGACCTCACCCGAAGTGATTCAATTGCATCACGTGTGCAGCCTATGGAAAACCGTGAGTTTGGTATTGGTGGGCAAATTCTTCGAGAGTTAGGTCTGACCAAGCTGCGAATTCTCACCAATACGCCTAAGCATATGACGGGTCTTGGTGCCTTTGGCCTTGAGATTGTTGAGCAGGTAGAAGTACACCGCAGTGAATCATCGAAGGTCAGTACTGTCTAA